The Acropora muricata isolate sample 2 chromosome 5, ASM3666990v1, whole genome shotgun sequence genome includes a window with the following:
- the LOC136917902 gene encoding uncharacterized protein: MAKKETGLAFSGGGIRSAALCSGVLRRLLRRGVHVDYVSCVSGGNYTAAAYLDWKYRHDKRDDHVWHHKFFEHMRKRVGYLCDWQRYRGLQGVLDTIIMVALLITINLVIPCVMYSAGAFTAAVIIDITLGKILRQGFDCEGRNATTSARGRRCIASCVQFDMTDPKVRGQSILFASMAIIFCICYVAQKILFTHKVRTFFRLGQMISGFMFAFTFIPWLIHQFSDVLPRWLKITVFVLSIFFWLGFPPLRKKTSCAIVTYFYAFVITWRVYQCRTFFLPEYTDELFYELLLISSCLIWMSPYLGIFSVISTFIYYKWRLQKAFFTTQSVGSYGCRGISCKDFFPFFSCFPCCRTEHDPNTHPLKMSDLQNVTPEYVSNVAVDYWSLNSSSESAPPFAVLSMSPRENLRIDQPGHTVNLAPESNSPIDCQPGQVYLCPNNVSQVDAMVTSAAVMAISPEQNEPFRDLQIMLGLILRKGFKPTPHQESSSCEPSFSWLLALLIQSIAAFPVMFIAVVALVDWDTKSEEFYVWVVTVVYFLFFLAIAVIPTGSLPPPCYDRFVRWCHVHLYHVRFLREVLKVNNIGPNPPAILSLSDGARLEKYGLLYLLEKRLKKILIVDGSFIAHEVRYSEEILKSMDQARELLHCEFVGFDGRDVKEHMRKEYLEAPREQGKPRHFRFFVQYFKEEEDGSYSMDGTGEVMIIAPRHPDKGVPPRDGMGTTWADYGEHLDTKEWGPGPVLSAEEVDRLTFCCCECCHSSFGCVSKISKMLCLGFPSTSTLNQFFTPSLFTAYHREGYRACVESNAEEFLYVHAQAGGQADDIA; encoded by the exons ATGGCAAAAAAAGAGACTGGCTTAGCTTTCTCCGGAGGCGGTATCCGCTCGGCTGCATTGTGTTCTGGGGTCTTACGACGCTTGCTTCGCAGAGGTGTCCATGTAGACTATGTCAGCTGCGTTTCTGGGGGCAACTACACTGCTGCTGCCTACTTGGATTGGAAATACAGGCACGACAAAAGGGATGACCATGTGTGGCATCATAAGTTCTTTGAGCACATGCGCAAAAGAGTGGGCTACCTCTGCGATTGGCAAAGATATAGAGGCTTACAAGGCGTTCTGGATACCATAATTATGGTTGCGTTACTCATAACAATCAACTTAGTTATCCCTTGTGTTATGTACAGCGCTGGCGCATTTACCGCTGCGGTCATCATTGATATCACGTTAGGCAAGATCTTACGCCAAGGTTTTGATTGCGAAGGGAGGAACGCAACCACCTCCGCCAGAGGGAGAAGATGCATTGCGTCTTGCGTGCAGTTTGATATGACCGACCCAAAAGTCAGGGGTCAGAGTATTTTGTTCGCGTCAATGGCAATAATATTTTGCATATGTTACGTGGCCCAAAAAATATTGTTTACTCACAAAGTCCGCACCTTTTTTCGCTTGGGTCAGATGATCAGCGGCTTCATGTTTGCATTCACATTTATTCCCTGGTTGATTCATCAATTTTCTGATGTTCTTCCAAGGTGGCTTAAAATCACTGTTTTCGTGTTAAGCATCTTCTTTTGGCTTGGATTTCCACCGTTGCGAAAGAAAACTTCCTGTGCAATCGTTACTTACTTCTATGCATTTGTTATCACATGGCGAGTATACCAGTGTAGGACCTTTTTCTTGCCCGAGTACACAGATGAGTTGTTCTATGAGCTGCTTCTTATTTCCAGTTGTCTTATCTGGATGAGTCCTTACCTTGGAATTTTCAGTGTTATATCGACGTTCATCTACTACAA GTGGAGGCTTCAAAAAGCGTTTTTTACTACGCAGAGTGTTGGCTCTTATGGTTGCCGAGGAATCAGTTGTAAGGATTTCTTTCCGTTTTTTTCGTGTTTTCCCTGTTGTCGTACCGAGCACGACCCAAACACTCATCCTCTCAAGATGTCAGACCTGCAAAATGTTACACCAGAGTACGTCAGTAATGTAGCGGTGGATTACTGGTCCTTAAATTCCTCGTCAGAAAGTGCTCCTCCCTTTGCGGTGTTGTCAATGTCACCACGCGAAAATCTGCGCATCGATCAGCCCGGGCACACAGTGAATTTGGCACCAGAATCAAATTCGCCCATCGATTGTCAGCCTGGGCAAGTCTATTTGTGCCCGAACAATGTTAGTCAAGTAGATGCCATGGTAACTTCGGCTGCCGTTATGGCGATTAGCCCGGAGCAAAATGAGCCTTTTAGAGATCTGCAGATTATGCTAGGACTCATTTTGAGGAAAGGATTCAAGCCTACACCACATCAGGAATCATCATCATGCGAGCCATCTTTTTCTTGG ctGTTGGCATTACTGATCCAGAGTATTGCTGCTTTCCCCGTAATGTTCATTGCTGTCGTCGCTCTTGTGGACTGGGACACTAAGAGTGAAGAATTCTATGTTTGGGTAGTGACTGTTGTGtactttctcttttttcttgctATCGCCGTCATTCCAACGGGAAGCCTTCCCCCCCCATGTTATGATCGCTTTGTCAG ATGGTGCCATGTCCACTTGTACCACGTTCGATTTTTACGAGAGGTTCTCAAAGTCAACAATATTGGTCCCAATCCCCCGGCGATATTATCTCTAAGCGATGGAGCTCGCCTGGAGAAGTATGGTTTACTGTATCTGCTAGAGAAACGGTTAAAAAAGATCCTCATTGTAGATGGAAGCTTCATTGCACATGAAGTGCGTTATTCTGAGGAAATCTTGAAATCGATGGATCAAGCGAGAGAGCTGTTACACTGCGAGTTCGTGGGTTTTGATGGCCGTGATGTGAAGGAGCACATGCGTAAGGAATATTTAGAAGCTCCCAGGGAACAAGGAAAGCCAAGACATTTCCGCTTTTTTGTTCAATATTTCAAGGAAGAGGAAGACGGCAGTTACTCTATGGATGGTACAGGTGAGGTCATGATAATTGCTCCTCGTCACCCGGACAAGGGTGTTCCACCTCGAGATGGAATGGGTACAACATGGGCAGATTACGGAGAACATCTGGATACAAAAGAGTGGGGTCCAGGTCCCGTTCTGAGTGCAGAAGAAGTGGATCGACTAACTTTTTGCTGTTGTGAATGCTGTCATTCAAGCTTTGGGTGTGTATCAAAGATCTCTAAGATGCTCTGTTTGGGTTTCCCAAGCACTTCGACGCTAAATCAGTTTTTTACGCCCTCGCTCTTCACCGCATATCACAGAGAGGGATATCGCGCATGCGTGGAATCAAATGCAGAAGAGTTTCTTTACGTCCACGCTCAAGCCGGCGGTCAAGCAGATGACATTGCTTAG